The region TATTACTGTGGTTGTTTGGAGAAGTAAAGCAAAATTATTTGTTTCTAAAATCTTTTAATAAGGCTTCAGGATATATTGAATTAAAAAATGCTAATGTTAAATGGTATTTGTCTATAGATTCCAAAGACCTTCCGCAAGAAGCAATAAAAAAAAATAAAACTACACACCGCTCAATAACAATAGATGGAAATGAACTTGAATTTACTGATGGCTTTACAGATCTGCATACCAAGATATATGAAGAAATATTACAAGGTAAAGGATTTGGGATTGAAACTGCCAGAGCATCTATTGAAACAGCTTATACAATAAGACATCTTTCTGTTTCAAATATTAAAGAACTATTGCATCCAATGCTAATTAAATAAAATGGAAATAAAAACTGATCACTATAAGGAAAAACCATGAACGAAAAACCTATCTTTTATATAAACGAGCATGCAGTTGTAGATGATAATGTTGAGATTGGAGAAGGAACTAAAATTTGGCACTTCTCACATATACAAAGCGGAAGCCGTATTGGTAAGAATTGTGTATTCGGACAGAATGTTAATGTTGGAAATAATGTTTCGATCGGAAATTATTGTAAAATCCAGAATAATGTTTCTATTTATGAAGGAGTAACATTAGAAGACTATGTTTTTTGCGGTCCCTCAATGGTTTTTACAAACATATTAGATCCCCGATGTAAATATCCGCAAGTCGGTGCAAAATACTATGTTAAAACATTGGTGAAAGAAGGTGCATCAATAGGTGCAAATGCTACTATTGTTTGCGGACATACAATCGGTAAACATTGTATGATAGGAGCAGGCT is a window of Ignavibacterium sp. DNA encoding:
- a CDS encoding DapH/DapD/GlmU-related protein — translated: MNEKPIFYINEHAVVDDNVEIGEGTKIWHFSHIQSGSRIGKNCVFGQNVNVGNNVSIGNYCKIQNNVSIYEGVTLEDYVFCGPSMVFTNILDPRCKYPQVGAKYYVKTLVKEGASIGANATIVCGHTIGKHCMIGAGSVVTKDVPDFALVIGNPGRVVGWVSEAGKKLRFDENGNAFCEKSGKTYTLTNNHVISD